A stretch of Lathyrus oleraceus cultivar Zhongwan6 chromosome 6, CAAS_Psat_ZW6_1.0, whole genome shotgun sequence DNA encodes these proteins:
- the LOC127098427 gene encoding stellacyanin, with protein sequence MEKFLLLSLLFSMAIITCSATTYTVGDNSGWDISSNLETWVADKTFKIGDALLFQYSSTYSVDEVTKQNFDTCNTTKVLANYGNGNTTVPLTRGGDRYFVCGNKLFCLGGMKLHVHVDDDGQSISPALAPKAVAGSDQRTGTLPESPSAKKSTPFSNGVANCADIVYIAIATIFYGMLQI encoded by the exons ATGGAAAAgtttcttcttctttctcttctgTTTTCTATGGCAATTATCACATGTTCAGCCACTACCTACACTGTGGGAGATAACTCCGGCTGGGACATTAGCAGCAACCTGGAAACTTGGGTTGCTGACAAGACGTTCAAGATAGGCGACGCTCTTC TTTTTCAATATTCATCTACGTATAGCGTTGATGAAGTTACAAAACAAAATTTTGACACATGCAACACAACGAAAGTATTGGCAAATTATGGAAATGGAAATACGACGGTGCCATTGACAAGAGGCGGAGACAGGTATTTTGTATGTGGAAACAAATTGTTTTGTCTTGGTGGAATGAAACTTCATGTTCATGTAGACGATGATGGACAATCGATTTCGCCAGCTTTGGCGCCTAAAGCTGTAGCTGGATCAGATCAAAGGACAGGTACACTTCCAGAGTCTCCTTCTGCAAAGAAGAGTACACCGTTTTCAAATGGAGTTGCAAATTGTGCGGATATTGTTTATATTGCTATTGCGACAATTTTTTATGGGATGCTGCAGATTTGA